The genomic segment GAGGCAGTCGCCGAGACCGACGACGAGCTGCTCGAGAAATATCTCGACCAGGGCACGATCGACGACGAGGCCGCGCGCAAGGCTCTACGAGCCGCCGTGCTCGGCGGCAAAGTGACGCCGGTGTTCTGCGGTTCAGGCGCGAAGAATATCGGCGTCGGCCCGCTGCTCGATGCGATCAACCTGCTGCTGCCGGCGCCGAACGAGCGTCCCGCCGCATCGTTCAGTCATCCGACGAAAGGGACTCCCGAAGAGCGCGCGGCGGATCCGGGTGCTCCGTTTGCCGCCTTCGTGTTCAAGACGATTATCGACCCGTTCGCGGGCAAGCTCTCAATATTCCGCGTGATGTCAGGGACGGCGCATAGCGATGCGCCCGTGCTCAACGCCTCGCGCGAGAGCAAGGAGCGGTTCGGCCAGCTCTTGCGCCTCGAAGGCAAAAAGCAGAGCCCGGTTGCGCAGGCGCTCGCGGGCGAGGTCGTCGCCGTCGCCAAGCTCAAGGATACGACAACCGGTGACACGCTCTGCGACGAAAAGTCACCGATCATCGCCGAGCCGCCGCTGACACGGCCGACTCCCGTCATCTCGTTCGCGCTGCGTCCTAAAACCAAGGGCGACGAAGAGAAGGCCTCTGCCGCGCTGCAGAAGCTCGTCGACGAGGATCTTGCGCTGGATATGCATCGCGATGCGCAAACGCACGAGATCATTCTCTCGGGCACCGGGCAGATGCATATCGAGCTGACGGTCGAGAAGCTCAAGCGAAAATTCAATGTAGAGGTTGAACTTCAGGCGCCTAAGGTTCCTTACAAGGAAGCGATCAAGGGCCGCTCCGAAGCGCAAGGAAAATACAAGCGACAGTCCGGCGGCCGCGGCCAATACGGTGATTGCTGGCTCAAGGTCGAGCCGCTCCCGCGCGGAACAGGATTCGAGTTCGTCGATGAAATCGTCGGCGGCTCGATCCCGCGCAACTTTATCCCGTCGGTCGAGAAGGGCGTGCGCAATACGCTCGCCGAAGGTTTCCTGTCGGGCAATCCGATGGTCGACGTCAGAGTGACGGTCTTCGACGGCAGCTATCATGACGTGGATTCGTCGGACATGGCGTTCCAGATCGCGGCCTCGATGGGAATTAAAGCAGCACTTGAAAAAGCCAAGCCGATTATCCTCGAGCCGGTCGTGGCGATCGAAGTTTCGTGCCCCGATGAATGCATGGGCGACGTGATCGGCGACCTCAACGCCCGCCGCGGCAAGGTCCTCGGCATGGACAGCAAGGGCAGCGGCCAGGTGATCAAGGCCCAGGTGCCGATGTCGGAGGTGCTGAAGTACGCGCCGGACCTGCGCTCGATAACCTCGGGCCGCGGCTCCTTCGAGCAGCATTTCTCGCATTACGAGGAAGCTCCGCCGATGGTCGCCGACAAGATCGTCAAGGAGGCGCAAGCCGCCAAAGAAGCCAGGTCCCACGCCCACGCCTGAGGCCTCCGGCTTCGCCATCGATCTGTCTCTGCACCCGGCGGCGCAAAAACGACGCCGGGTGTTTTTTCCCGAAGCCTCGAAGGCCCTTACCCGCGAAGCGGCGAGGGCCCCCGAAATCCCTCTCCCGTGACATAACGGGCGAGGGATTTTTTGGGGCGCGTCGCCAGTTAGGTTGGCGTCACAGGCCATGTCGCCTGGACCCGCTCTGCTATAAGATCAACCGGGCGAACAATGGCGCCGATTGGCAAAAGCCTGGTGATGCTGGGGATCCTTGTCGCGTGCGCGGGCGCGCTGATGTGGGCGCTCGGTTCGATTCCCGGCGTTAGTCGCTTGCCCGGCGATATCTACGTCCGCCGCGGCAATTTCACTTTCTATTTTCCGATCGTGACCTGCATCATCCTGAGTGTCGTCGCGACCCTTCTTCTGTCGCTGCTTAGGCGATGACGATGGCTGACGAGCGCGAAAATCAAGCCGCACTCAGACTCGCCGATCGGAAGCGGCGCCGCCGCGAAATATTTGCCGCGCTGATCGCCGGTGCGACGCTGATCGTCTTCGTGCTGGCGCAGACCCAGCTCCCGCCGCTCACCAAGCACACCTCGCTTTCCTCCAACGTCGCGATAATCGCGCTGTTCAATGTCAGCTTCGTATTGCTCGGCCTGATGCTCTTCCTGGTGGGGCGTAATCTCGCCAAGGTCATCTTCGAGCGCCGCCGCGGACTTATCGGTTCGAAGTTCCAGGCCCGCCTGGTCGCGGGCTTTATCGCCGTCGCGCTCGTGCCGAGCGTATTCCTGCTCTATGTGTCAGGAGTGTTCCTCCAGGCAAATATTGACACTTGGTTTAATCCTGAATATCAGCAAGTGCTCGATGATTCGCTCGAAATCGCCAAGACCTACTATCTGAATTCAGCCAACAACGCGCTGCACTTCGCGCGGGTGATGGCCGGTGAAATCAGCACCCGGCGCCTGCTCGATCCAGACAAACGCACCGAGCTGAAGAAGTTCATCGAGGACAGCCAGGAGAAGTACAACCTCGGCACGATCGAGGTTTTCTCAAGCGACCGCAAGCTGCTCGACGTCGCCCTCAGCCCCAAGACTCCGACGGGGATCGGCGCCTTGCCCGATTCGGAACTCGTGGCTCAGACTCTGAAGGGTCAAACGGCCTCGCGCACCGATCGCTTCGGATCGTCGGACGTAATTCGCGGCTCCGCGCCAATCTATACTTCGTCGGAAACGGATTCGGTGATGGGCGCGGTGGTCGTCGACTACTACCTGCCGCGGAGCCTCGCCGCGCGCGCGACCGATATCTCGCGCGTATCGGAGGATTACTTCCAGCTCCGCATCCTGCGCCAGCCGATCCTGCGCAGTTACATGCTGGCCCTGGTACTGATCGGCCTTGTCGTGATCACGCTGGCGAGCTGGTTCGGCATGTACTTGGCGCGCGGCGTGACCGGGCCGATCAAGCGTCTCGCGCAAGGCACCGAGGCCATCGCGGCCGGAAATCTCGACTACAAAATCCCGCCCGTAGGCGACGACGAGCTCGGCCATCTGGTGAAGTCATTCAATAAGATGACCGCCGACCTGCGCGCTTCCACCACCGAGATCGAGCAGCGCCGCCGATATACCGAAACCTTGCTGCGCAATGTCTCTGCGGGCGTCGTCGGCCTCGATTCCGACGGCGTCGTCACGTCGATCAATCCGTGCGCCGAGCGCTTCCTCGGCGTCAGCGTCGCCGATGCGCTCGGCAACACGTACAGCATCGCTTTTCGGCTCGAGCTTACGCGCGCGCTCGACGACATGTTCGCGTCGGCGACACGGCCGCGCGAGGCGCGCTCGACGATCAAGTTCGAAGGGCCCAACGGCGAGACGGAACTGATGGTCACCGCGAGTCCGCTTGGCGAGGGCTCCGACGAGCTGCAGGGCACGGTGCTTTTCTTTGAAGATGTCAGCCAGATCGCCAAGGTCGAGCGGATGGAAGCGTGGCGCGAAGTCGCGCGGCGAATCGCGCACGAGATCAAAAATCCCTTGACGCCGATTCAGCTCTCCGCCGAGCGCCTGCGCCGGCAGC from the Candidatus Binataceae bacterium genome contains:
- a CDS encoding ATP-binding protein, giving the protein MADERENQAALRLADRKRRRREIFAALIAGATLIVFVLAQTQLPPLTKHTSLSSNVAIIALFNVSFVLLGLMLFLVGRNLAKVIFERRRGLIGSKFQARLVAGFIAVALVPSVFLLYVSGVFLQANIDTWFNPEYQQVLDDSLEIAKTYYLNSANNALHFARVMAGEISTRRLLDPDKRTELKKFIEDSQEKYNLGTIEVFSSDRKLLDVALSPKTPTGIGALPDSELVAQTLKGQTASRTDRFGSSDVIRGSAPIYTSSETDSVMGAVVVDYYLPRSLAARATDISRVSEDYFQLRILRQPILRSYMLALVLIGLVVITLASWFGMYLARGVTGPIKRLAQGTEAIAAGNLDYKIPPVGDDELGHLVKSFNKMTADLRASTTEIEQRRRYTETLLRNVSAGVVGLDSDGVVTSINPCAERFLGVSVADALGNTYSIAFRLELTRALDDMFASATRPREARSTIKFEGPNGETELMVTASPLGEGSDELQGTVLFFEDVSQIAKVERMEAWREVARRIAHEIKNPLTPIQLSAERLRRQLADKPGIEAKLVEECTRTIIGEVGDLKRLVNEFSSFARMPHLNPILGDLNALANEVVTNFRAANPNVEFSISLDSALPLVPIDREAMKRALVNLLDNAVAATIAINHNGDRPAVEVRTALRPERSIVTLEVADNGPGIDPRLRTRIFEPYFSSKKGGTGLGLAIVSAIVTDHHGFVRVIDNRPRGSRFSLEFPVKEQGLAKAIG
- a CDS encoding DUF2905 domain-containing protein; translated protein: MAPIGKSLVMLGILVACAGALMWALGSIPGVSRLPGDIYVRRGNFTFYFPIVTCIILSVVATLLLSLLRR
- the fusA gene encoding elongation factor G, translated to MAVEEIGRLRTIAIVGQGGTGKTQLAEAMLFTAGATSRLGRPDDGSSSLDFEPEELNHHISISSAFHHYNWKKTEVLFADTPGYSAVLPETMTTLRAVDGLVILISPGADTKVESEKIWAAANASNLPRIAFVSRLDRERTSFNAALKDLEKILGAKVVVLSLPIGDELGFKGVIDVLSMKALTYADQSGKAKEEELTGDIKERAESARNAYYEAVAETDDELLEKYLDQGTIDDEAARKALRAAVLGGKVTPVFCGSGAKNIGVGPLLDAINLLLPAPNERPAASFSHPTKGTPEERAADPGAPFAAFVFKTIIDPFAGKLSIFRVMSGTAHSDAPVLNASRESKERFGQLLRLEGKKQSPVAQALAGEVVAVAKLKDTTTGDTLCDEKSPIIAEPPLTRPTPVISFALRPKTKGDEEKASAALQKLVDEDLALDMHRDAQTHEIILSGTGQMHIELTVEKLKRKFNVEVELQAPKVPYKEAIKGRSEAQGKYKRQSGGRGQYGDCWLKVEPLPRGTGFEFVDEIVGGSIPRNFIPSVEKGVRNTLAEGFLSGNPMVDVRVTVFDGSYHDVDSSDMAFQIAASMGIKAALEKAKPIILEPVVAIEVSCPDECMGDVIGDLNARRGKVLGMDSKGSGQVIKAQVPMSEVLKYAPDLRSITSGRGSFEQHFSHYEEAPPMVADKIVKEAQAAKEARSHAHA